GATGCTTGCGCAAGGCCGGCTGTGTCCGCCGGGGCAGCAAGGTCACCCGATCCTTGTCCCCTTTGCCAGAACGCACGGTGATCGTGCCATTGCTGAAATCGATGTCCTTTACGCGCAGCAGAACCAGCTCGCTCAGCCGAAGGCCGCTTCCATAGAGAAGCTCAATCATGATGCGCGGCGTGCCTTGGAGCTCTGCGAGAACCGCCCGGACCTCGTCCTCCGATAGGACGACAGGGAGCTTCCGGCCGCGGCGCGCGCGAACCGTCGAGGCCATGTCCCCCAGCTCGACGCGGAGAACGTGGCGGTGCAGGAAGAGGATCGCGTTGAATGCCTGATTCTGAGTTGAAGCGGCGACATTGCGGCGGGTGGCCAAGTGGCTGAGGAACGCTTTCGCGTCCGCGGGCCCAGGAGCGATGCACTCTCCGTTGGAGCCGACATAGCGCAGGTAGCGACGCGCCCAGCCCAGGTAGGCGCGTTGGGTTCGCGGCGAGTAGTGACGCAGGCGCAAGAGATCCTGCATCTCGCGCAAGGTTGCCGATTGGTCCCGTAGTTCCCCGGGGGGCGGCGGCGCCGGCGGCGTCAGCGGCGCTGGCTGAGTCGGCGGTGCCGGCGGCGCCGCGCAGTCCTCGGCCGAAGCCCCTCGGAACTGACCGTGGTAGAGATTCACGGCGTCAGCCGCCTGTCGGATCTGCCAGTCGGGCGTCTCTCCGCGACCGAGGTCCTCGAGGAAGACCCGAAGCGTGTCCGACCAGGTCTCGTGGGGGCGCGACGCCGACAGGCGCAGGAATCGCTCGACCCAACGCACGAGGTACGGGATCCGGTGCTGAGGCGCGATGCGCTTCCGGTGGAGCCAAACAGTGAAGTCACCTCGCCATGCGTTCCGGGCGCCCGCTATTTCGTTGTGAGCCATAGGATTTCCTGT
The genomic region above belongs to Candidatus Eisenbacteria bacterium and contains:
- a CDS encoding integron integrase, which translates into the protein MQDLLRLRHYSPRTQRAYLGWARRYLRYVGSNGECIAPGPADAKAFLSHLATRRNVAASTQNQAFNAILFLHRHVLRVELGDMASTVRARRGRKLPVVLSEDEVRAVLAELQGTPRIMIELLYGSGLRLSELVLLRVKDIDFSNGTITVRSGKGDKDRVTLLPRRTQPALRKHLDRVRALHERDLAAGAGVAPLPGALRLKYPNAGTEWGWQFVFPSSKFVPDRKALAIHRWHVAPATLQKAMKTAVRKAEITKPASPHVLRHSFATQMLGRGIDIRRLQELLGHKSVETTMIYTHVIPALPPGISSPLDEL